In a single window of the Melioribacteraceae bacterium genome:
- a CDS encoding sigma-54-dependent Fis family transcriptional regulator yields MTLKDEFINILLVEDEDFDVRRVKNTISYYDKRIKIGDIVSNGRAALELVQKHPDKYDVVILDYQISGGLRGEELIGKIKDSDPFLQIIVITKMTINITDYNFANNLLKAGAFWYCTKYPGNIEEYIYQPTDFILSIFNANQKKKLEKLKLRSDKKLKQNIENILESKRIIGESKPMEILKESIERYAKSDVNILINGPSGTGKELVAWNIHLKSKRRYENFVPINCGSIPGELIESELFGYEKGAFTGANTKKAGLFEVAHNGTLFLDEVAELPLAAQVKLLRVIQEGEIEKIGRTEKINVNVRILAATNKNLANHVSEGLFREDLYYRLNVVPMDLVPLRQRGDDIILLFNHFLDFFSQDMGMNIPEVDDEAKEILLHYKWPGNVRELRNVAQRLVLNCSGIITAKDISNPMILRNHVVMKDETNFEESFMGQVLPLKEMEKVFRVKYFKYVRSISSSDSNAAEKLGLAPSNFYRMCKELGLK; encoded by the coding sequence ATTACTTTGAAAGATGAATTTATCAATATCCTGCTGGTTGAAGATGAAGATTTTGATGTAAGAAGAGTGAAGAATACTATCTCTTATTACGATAAAAGAATAAAGATTGGAGATATAGTTTCGAATGGCAGAGCCGCACTGGAACTGGTGCAAAAACATCCTGATAAGTATGATGTAGTAATTTTAGATTATCAAATTTCGGGCGGGTTGCGAGGTGAAGAATTAATTGGAAAAATTAAAGATTCCGACCCTTTCCTGCAGATTATTGTAATTACTAAAATGACTATAAACATAACCGATTATAATTTCGCTAATAATCTTCTCAAAGCGGGGGCATTCTGGTACTGCACAAAATACCCGGGAAATATTGAGGAATATATCTATCAACCGACCGATTTTATACTTTCTATTTTTAATGCCAATCAAAAAAAGAAGCTCGAAAAACTTAAACTCCGATCCGATAAAAAATTAAAACAGAATATTGAAAATATTCTTGAATCGAAAAGGATCATTGGTGAATCCAAGCCAATGGAAATATTAAAAGAGAGTATTGAACGCTACGCTAAAAGTGATGTGAATATTTTAATTAATGGACCCTCCGGCACCGGAAAGGAATTAGTCGCTTGGAATATTCATTTAAAAAGTAAGCGCCGTTACGAAAATTTTGTTCCGATCAACTGCGGCAGTATTCCCGGGGAATTAATTGAGAGCGAATTGTTTGGTTATGAAAAGGGAGCTTTCACCGGGGCAAATACAAAAAAGGCGGGATTGTTTGAAGTTGCGCATAATGGAACTTTATTTCTTGATGAGGTTGCTGAACTACCATTAGCCGCTCAGGTTAAACTACTTCGCGTTATTCAGGAAGGGGAAATTGAAAAAATAGGTAGAACGGAAAAAATTAATGTTAATGTTAGAATTCTTGCCGCGACAAATAAAAATCTTGCGAATCATGTTAGTGAAGGATTGTTCCGTGAAGATTTGTACTATCGGTTGAATGTAGTTCCTATGGATTTAGTACCGCTCCGCCAGCGTGGAGATGATATTATTTTATTATTTAACCACTTCCTGGATTTCTTCAGTCAAGATATGGGCATGAATATACCGGAGGTTGATGATGAGGCAAAAGAAATTCTTCTTCATTATAAATGGCCCGGAAATGTTAGGGAATTAAGAAATGTTGCGCAGAGATTAGTTTTAAATTGTTCCGGAATTATAACCGCAAAAGATATCAGTAATCCAATGATTTTGAGAAATCATGTTGTAATGAAGGATGAAACAAATTTTGAGGAATCGTTTATGGGACAGGTATTACCGCTTAAAGAGATGGAGAAGGTGTTCCGTGTAAAAT